From one Pseudomonas fluorescens genomic stretch:
- a CDS encoding DUF3182 family protein, translating to MLRSTDRKQGVVLLDTRQSTPEHEHSVHLKLAERLAQLFHTEVVSPAQPPTARENFYYLPTETLIGTERYRAMGIGAPTDLFGGLVSQPYMATKAISHPLPADARFPLGWTDDFARLAHNALLRGYSVFSLDDAIRAAELLLREGPLRLKPVRATAGRGQTVIDSMKGLEQALGGMDEQEIGLWGLTLEENLSQVQTFSVGQALVAGILCSYYGTQQLTRDHQGEEIYGGSDLVLVRGDYDVLLQLDLEDHLRLAITQARAYEQAALQAFPGFIASRRNYDVARGLNSQGKLRSGVLEQSWRIGGASSAEVLALQAFAADPALKRVRASTHETFDAPALPADATIFYQGDDSEIGRVCKYARIRDYDHP from the coding sequence ATGCTCCGATCGACCGACCGCAAGCAAGGTGTGGTACTGCTGGATACGCGTCAGAGCACCCCCGAGCATGAACACAGCGTGCACTTGAAGCTCGCCGAACGCCTGGCCCAATTGTTCCATACCGAAGTGGTCAGCCCCGCCCAGCCGCCGACGGCCAGGGAGAATTTCTATTACCTGCCCACCGAAACCCTGATTGGCACCGAGCGCTATCGGGCCATGGGCATTGGCGCGCCAACGGATCTGTTTGGCGGCTTGGTCAGCCAACCCTACATGGCCACCAAGGCGATTTCCCATCCGCTGCCCGCCGATGCGCGTTTCCCGCTGGGCTGGACCGATGACTTTGCCCGACTGGCCCACAATGCACTGTTGCGCGGCTATAGCGTTTTCAGCCTGGACGATGCGATCCGCGCCGCAGAACTGCTATTGCGCGAGGGCCCTCTGCGCCTGAAACCGGTGCGCGCGACCGCAGGTCGCGGGCAAACCGTGATCGACAGCATGAAAGGCCTGGAGCAAGCGCTGGGCGGCATGGATGAACAGGAGATCGGCCTCTGGGGCCTGACCCTGGAAGAAAACCTGAGCCAGGTGCAGACCTTCAGTGTCGGCCAGGCCCTGGTCGCCGGCATCCTCTGCAGCTACTACGGCACCCAGCAACTGACCCGCGACCACCAAGGCGAGGAAATCTACGGCGGTTCCGATCTGGTGCTGGTGCGCGGCGACTACGACGTCCTGCTGCAACTGGACCTGGAAGATCACCTGCGCCTGGCCATTACCCAGGCCAGGGCCTACGAACAGGCAGCGCTGCAGGCCTTCCCCGGCTTTATCGCCTCACGGCGCAACTATGATGTCGCGCGAGGCCTGAACAGCCAGGGCAAGCTGCGCAGCGGCGTGCTCGAACAATCGTGGCGCATCGGTGGCGCCAGCAGCGCCGAGGTCCTGGCGCTGCAAGCCTTCGCTGCCGACCCGGCGCTCAAACGCGTGCGCGCCTCCACCCACGAAACCTTCGACGCACCAGCGCTGCCCGCCGATGCCACGATTTTTTATCAGGGGGACGATAGTGAAATCGGA
- a CDS encoding aminopeptidase P family protein, with product MNSQSSTQEAVNTRLARIREVMQREGVDALLVPSADPHLSEYLPGYWQARQWLSGFHGSVGTLIVTADFAGLWADSRYWEQAEKELAGSTIELVKLQPGKPGPLDWLAEQAPEGGVVAVDGAVMALASARQLGERLKTRNVRLLTEKDLLDQVWADRPALPDNPVYQHLPPEATVSRAEKLANLRQTLRERGADWHFIATLDDIAWLFNLRGSDVSYNPVFVSFALISQRQATLFVAMSKIDEHLRHVLEVDGISLRDYAEVASVLAAIPASDSLLVDPARVTSGLLANTANGVRLIEGLNPTTLAKSQKSQADLQHIRKAMEQDGAALCEFFAWFEAAQGRGEPITELTVDEQLSAARARRPGFVSLSFSTIAAFNANGAMPHYRATDESHARIEGDGLLLIDSGGQYLGGTTDITRMVPIGTPTAEQKQDCTRVLKGVIALSRARFPRGILSPLLDAIARAPIWAEQVDYGHGTGHGVGYFMNVHEGPQVIAYQAAAAPHTAMQAGMITSIEPGTYRPGEWGVRIENLVFNREAGNSAFGDFLEFETLTLCPIDTRCLLVQRLSIEERDWLNGYHAQVRERLAPLLEGAALQWLQVRTEPI from the coding sequence ATGAACAGTCAGTCTTCAACGCAGGAAGCGGTGAATACGCGCCTGGCCCGTATTCGTGAAGTGATGCAGCGCGAAGGTGTCGACGCCCTTTTGGTGCCGTCGGCCGACCCGCACCTCTCCGAATACCTGCCTGGGTATTGGCAGGCCAGGCAATGGTTGTCCGGGTTTCACGGATCGGTCGGTACCTTGATCGTTACCGCCGATTTCGCCGGCCTGTGGGCTGACAGCCGCTATTGGGAGCAGGCGGAAAAGGAACTGGCGGGCAGCACCATCGAGCTGGTGAAGTTGCAGCCAGGCAAGCCCGGGCCCTTGGACTGGTTGGCCGAGCAGGCGCCTGAAGGCGGCGTGGTTGCGGTAGACGGTGCGGTAATGGCCCTGGCATCCGCCCGCCAGTTGGGCGAGCGGCTGAAGACGCGCAACGTGCGTTTGCTTACTGAAAAGGATTTGCTGGATCAGGTATGGGCTGATCGGCCCGCACTGCCCGACAATCCGGTGTACCAGCACCTGCCGCCCGAGGCCACGGTCAGCCGCGCCGAAAAGCTGGCCAACCTGCGCCAGACCCTGCGTGAGCGCGGCGCCGACTGGCACTTCATCGCTACCCTGGACGACATTGCCTGGCTGTTCAATTTGCGCGGTAGTGACGTTTCCTATAACCCGGTGTTCGTCTCCTTTGCCCTGATAAGCCAGCGTCAGGCCACCCTGTTCGTCGCCATGAGCAAGATCGACGAACACTTGCGTCATGTGCTGGAAGTCGATGGCATCAGCTTGCGCGACTATGCCGAGGTTGCCTCGGTGCTGGCCGCCATTCCCGCTAGCGATAGCCTGTTGGTCGATCCGGCTCGGGTCACCAGCGGCCTGTTGGCCAATACCGCTAATGGGGTTCGCCTGATCGAAGGGCTGAACCCGACCACGCTGGCCAAATCGCAGAAAAGCCAAGCCGACCTTCAACACATCCGCAAGGCCATGGAGCAGGATGGCGCGGCGCTGTGTGAATTCTTCGCCTGGTTCGAGGCAGCGCAGGGGCGTGGCGAGCCGATCACCGAGCTGACAGTGGATGAACAGCTCAGTGCGGCGCGTGCACGTCGCCCGGGGTTCGTTTCTTTGAGTTTTTCGACCATCGCCGCTTTCAATGCCAATGGCGCCATGCCGCATTACCGGGCGACTGACGAATCCCACGCGCGCATCGAAGGCGATGGCCTGCTGCTGATCGATTCCGGCGGACAGTACCTGGGCGGGACCACCGACATTACCCGCATGGTGCCGATTGGCACCCCCACTGCCGAACAGAAGCAGGACTGCACCCGGGTACTCAAGGGCGTCATCGCGTTGTCCCGGGCGCGCTTTCCACGGGGCATCCTCTCGCCACTACTCGATGCCATCGCCCGTGCGCCAATCTGGGCGGAGCAGGTCGACTATGGTCATGGCACAGGGCATGGTGTCGGCTACTTCATGAATGTGCATGAAGGGCCGCAGGTCATTGCCTATCAGGCGGCAGCTGCGCCACACACAGCGATGCAGGCGGGGATGATCACCTCGATCGAGCCGGGTACCTACCGCCCAGGCGAGTGGGGTGTACGTATCGAAAACCTGGTGTTCAACCGTGAGGCAGGCAACAGTGCGTTTGGCGACTTTCTCGAGTTTGAAACCCTCACGTTATGCCCTATCGACACCCGCTGCCTGCTGGTGCAACGGCTGAGTATCGAGGAGCGTGACTGGCTCAATGGCTATCATGCCCAGGTGCGCGAGCGCCTGGCGCCTTTGCTGGAAGGCGCTGCGTTGCAGTGGCTGCAGGTTCGTACCGAGCCGATCTGA
- a CDS encoding aminotransferase class V-fold PLP-dependent enzyme — translation MNDLPLYFDYAATTPVDERVIQAMVRCLGASGNFGNPASSSHCYGQSARAAVERAREQVARLVGTQAEQVVWTSGATESNNLALKGLAQGRQGGHIITSQIEHKAVLDTVRQLEKNGFSVTLLAPDDQGLITAEALRAALRDDTFLVSLMLVNNELGTFNDIPALAEVVRQQGALLHVDAAQGAGKLPIDLARWPVDLMSFSAHKVYGPKGIGALYVGERARPLLQAQIHGGGHEGGLRSGTLATHQIVGMGEAFAVAHAELEEETARIRQLQQRLLDQLLPLPGVRLNGSAGQRIAHTLSLTFSAECPDFSQLAQSLAFSSTSACNSAANAASHVLLALGLEPQAARQTIRLSLGRYTQAQDIDQAVRAIKTSLQSQPFWAVAHG, via the coding sequence ATGAACGATCTTCCGCTGTATTTCGACTACGCCGCCACGACACCGGTCGACGAGCGAGTCATCCAGGCCATGGTCAGGTGTCTGGGCGCTTCGGGCAACTTCGGCAACCCGGCCTCCAGTTCCCACTGCTACGGGCAGAGCGCCCGGGCGGCCGTGGAACGCGCTCGTGAGCAGGTTGCCAGGCTTGTGGGTACCCAGGCCGAGCAGGTCGTCTGGACCTCGGGGGCTACCGAGTCGAACAACCTGGCGCTCAAGGGCCTCGCCCAAGGCCGTCAGGGTGGTCACATCATTACCAGCCAGATCGAACACAAGGCGGTGCTCGATACCGTTCGCCAGCTTGAGAAAAACGGTTTCAGCGTGACCTTGCTCGCGCCGGACGACCAGGGCCTGATCACTGCCGAGGCGCTGCGCGCAGCCCTGCGAGACGATACCTTCCTGGTTTCGCTGATGCTGGTGAACAACGAATTGGGGACCTTCAACGATATCCCGGCGTTGGCTGAGGTGGTTCGTCAGCAGGGCGCATTGCTGCATGTGGATGCGGCGCAAGGGGCGGGCAAGCTGCCAATCGACCTGGCCCGCTGGCCGGTGGATCTGATGTCTTTTTCCGCACACAAGGTGTATGGGCCAAAAGGCATCGGCGCCTTGTATGTCGGTGAGCGTGCCAGGCCCTTGTTGCAGGCTCAGATACATGGCGGCGGGCATGAGGGCGGGCTGCGCTCCGGGACGCTGGCGACTCATCAGATCGTCGGCATGGGCGAGGCGTTTGCCGTGGCCCATGCAGAGCTTGAAGAAGAAACTGCACGCATCCGCCAGTTGCAGCAGCGCCTGCTCGATCAATTGCTGCCGTTGCCGGGCGTGCGCCTCAATGGCAGTGCCGGGCAGCGGATCGCGCACACGCTCAGCCTCACGTTCAGCGCCGAATGCCCTGACTTTTCTCAACTTGCCCAGTCCCTGGCATTCTCTTCTACCTCCGCTTGCAACTCCGCAGCCAACGCCGCTTCGCACGTGCTGCTGGCGCTTGGGCTTGAGCCACAGGCCGCGCGCCAGACCATTCGCCTGAGCCTGGGCCGTTACACCCAGGCCCAGGATATCGACCAGGCAGTCCGGGCAATCAAGACCTCGTTACAGTCGCAACCCTTCTGGGCAGTTGCCCATGGCTGA